From one Bombus huntii isolate Logan2020A chromosome 17, iyBomHunt1.1, whole genome shotgun sequence genomic stretch:
- the LOC126875233 gene encoding probable serine incorporator isoform X2, which translates to MGLICSTAQLACLCGSTACSFCCSQCPTCRNSTSTRIMYALLLMLGTIAACITLAPGLQDALKKVPFCTNSSNYVPSKFTVDCESAVGYLAVYRICFIIALYFFLMSIMMIRVRSSKDPRAPIQNGFWAIKYLLIIGGIIGAFFIPEKSFGTTWMYFGMIGGLLFIIIQLILIVDFAHTWADNWVGNYEDTESKGWYAALLGATLFNYAVSITGIVLLFIYFTHADSCDLNKFFISFNLILCVIASIISTLSTVQEHNPRSGLLQSSIVSLYVVYLTWSGISNSPDRECNPGFLGLISGNDADAKNRVAFDKESIIGLIIWFSCVLYSSLRTASKSSKITMSENILVQDNGAVRNAGDQSLINNEEGRNPDSETGNEAKVWDNEEDAVAYNWSFFHLMFALATLYVMMTLTNWYQPNSNLDTLNSNTASMWVKIISSWMCLTLYIWSLIAPAVLTNRDFS; encoded by the exons ATGGGTCTTATTTGCTCTACGGCACAG CTTGCTTGCCTTTGTGGAAGCACAGCTTGCAGCTTCTGTTGCTCCCAATGTCCAACATGTCGCAACAGTACAAGTACTCGCATTATGTATGCATTATTATTAATGCTGGGAACAATTGCTGCTTGTATTACATTGGCTCCCGGTTTACAGGATGCACTTAAAAAG GTTCCATTTTGTACCAATAGTTCAAATTACGTACCATCAAAATTCACCGTTGATTGTGAATCTGCTGTTGGATATTTAGCAGTCTatagaatatgttttattataGCCCTTTATTTCTTCCTAATGTCAATTATGATGATAAGAGTAAGAAGTTCTAAAGATCCTCGGGCTCCTATACAAAATGG ATTCTGGGCCATTAAATATCTTCTAATAATTGGTGGAATAATTGGTGCTTTCTTTATACCTGAAAAATCATTTGGGACAACATGGATGTATTTTGGTATGATAGGAGgccttctttttattattatacaattaattCTGATTGTTGATTTTGCCCATACATGGGCGGATAATTGGGTAGGAAATTATGAAGATACTGAATCAAAAGGATG gTATGCCGCACTTTTGGGAGCAACATTATTTAATTACGCTGTTTCTATTACTGGAATTGTTCTATTGTTTATATACTTTACACAT GCAGATAGTTGTGatttgaacaaatttttcatatctTTCAACCTGATTTTATGTGTAATTGCTAGTATTATATCAACTCTATCAACTGTGCAAGAACATAATCCACGATCTGGTCTTCTTCAATCATCTATTGTATCCCTGTATGTTGTTTATTTAACTTGGAGTGGAATTTCAAATAGCCCAG ATCGTGAGTGCAATCCTGGATTTTTAGGGTTAATTTCTGGCAATGATGCTGATGCAAAGAATCGTGTTGCCTTTGATAAGGAAAGCATTATTGGATTAATTATTTGGTTTAGCTGCGTACTGTATAGCTCTTTGCGTACTGCATCTAAATCATCAAAGATTACAATGTCCGAAAACATTTTGGTCCAGGATAATGGAGCTG TCAGGAATGCAGGAGACCAAAGTCTTATCAACAATGAAG AAGGTCGCAATCCTGATTCAGAAACTGGAAATGAAGCTAAAGTTTGGGATAACGAAGAAGATGCTGTAGCTTACAACTGGAGTTTCTTCCATCTCATGTTTGCTCTGGCCACTTTATACGTTATGATGACACTTACTAATTGGTATCA gcCAAATTCCAATTTGGATACCTTGAACTCTAATACTGCTTCAATGTGGgtaaaaattatatcttcCTGGATGTGCTTAACGCTGTACATTTGGTCATTGATAGCTCCAGCAGTATTAACAAATCGAGATTTCTCTTAA
- the LOC126875233 gene encoding serine incorporator 1 isoform X6: protein MGLICSTAQLACLCGSTACSFCCSQCPTCRNSTSTRIMYALLLMLGTIAACITLAPGLQDALKKVPFCTNSSNYVPSKFTVDCESAVGYLAVYRICFIIALYFFLMSIMMIRVRSSKDPRAPIQNGFWAIKYLLIIGGIIGAFFIPEKSFGTTWMYFGMIGGLLFIIIQLILIVDFAHTWADNWVGNYEDTESKGWYAALLGATLFNYAVSITGIVLLFIYFTHADSCDLNKFFISFNLILCVIASIISTLSTVQEHNPRSGLLQSSIVSLYVVYLTWSGISNSPDRECNPGFLGLISGNDADAKNRVAFDKESIIGLIIWFSCVLYSSLRTASKSSKITMSENILVQDNGAEGRNPDSETGNEAKVWDNEEDAVAYNWSFFHLMFALATLYVMMTLTNWYQPNSNLDTLNSNTASMWVKIISSWMCLTLYIWSLIAPAVLTNRDFS from the exons ATGGGTCTTATTTGCTCTACGGCACAG CTTGCTTGCCTTTGTGGAAGCACAGCTTGCAGCTTCTGTTGCTCCCAATGTCCAACATGTCGCAACAGTACAAGTACTCGCATTATGTATGCATTATTATTAATGCTGGGAACAATTGCTGCTTGTATTACATTGGCTCCCGGTTTACAGGATGCACTTAAAAAG GTTCCATTTTGTACCAATAGTTCAAATTACGTACCATCAAAATTCACCGTTGATTGTGAATCTGCTGTTGGATATTTAGCAGTCTatagaatatgttttattataGCCCTTTATTTCTTCCTAATGTCAATTATGATGATAAGAGTAAGAAGTTCTAAAGATCCTCGGGCTCCTATACAAAATGG ATTCTGGGCCATTAAATATCTTCTAATAATTGGTGGAATAATTGGTGCTTTCTTTATACCTGAAAAATCATTTGGGACAACATGGATGTATTTTGGTATGATAGGAGgccttctttttattattatacaattaattCTGATTGTTGATTTTGCCCATACATGGGCGGATAATTGGGTAGGAAATTATGAAGATACTGAATCAAAAGGATG gTATGCCGCACTTTTGGGAGCAACATTATTTAATTACGCTGTTTCTATTACTGGAATTGTTCTATTGTTTATATACTTTACACAT GCAGATAGTTGTGatttgaacaaatttttcatatctTTCAACCTGATTTTATGTGTAATTGCTAGTATTATATCAACTCTATCAACTGTGCAAGAACATAATCCACGATCTGGTCTTCTTCAATCATCTATTGTATCCCTGTATGTTGTTTATTTAACTTGGAGTGGAATTTCAAATAGCCCAG ATCGTGAGTGCAATCCTGGATTTTTAGGGTTAATTTCTGGCAATGATGCTGATGCAAAGAATCGTGTTGCCTTTGATAAGGAAAGCATTATTGGATTAATTATTTGGTTTAGCTGCGTACTGTATAGCTCTTTGCGTACTGCATCTAAATCATCAAAGATTACAATGTCCGAAAACATTTTGGTCCAGGATAATGGAGCTG AAGGTCGCAATCCTGATTCAGAAACTGGAAATGAAGCTAAAGTTTGGGATAACGAAGAAGATGCTGTAGCTTACAACTGGAGTTTCTTCCATCTCATGTTTGCTCTGGCCACTTTATACGTTATGATGACACTTACTAATTGGTATCA gcCAAATTCCAATTTGGATACCTTGAACTCTAATACTGCTTCAATGTGGgtaaaaattatatcttcCTGGATGTGCTTAACGCTGTACATTTGGTCATTGATAGCTCCAGCAGTATTAACAAATCGAGATTTCTCTTAA
- the LOC126875233 gene encoding serine incorporator 1 isoform X8 — MGLICSTAQLACLCGSTACSFCCSQCPTCRNSTSTRIMYALLLMLGTIAACITLAPGLQDALKKVPFCTNSSNYVPSKFTVDCESAVGYLAVYRICFIIALYFFLMSIMMIRVRSSKDPRAPIQNGFWAIKYLLIIGGIIGAFFIPEKSFGTTWMYFGMIGGLLFIIIQLILIVDFAHTWADNWVGNYEDTESKGWYAALLGATLFNYAVSITGIVLLFIYFTHADSCDLNKFFISFNLILCVIASIISTLSTVQEHNPRSGLLQSSIVSLYVVYLTWSGISNSPDRECNPGFLGLISGNDADAKNRVAFDKESIIGLIIWFSCVLYSSLRTASKSSKITMSENILVQDNGAETGNEAKVWDNEEDAVAYNWSFFHLMFALATLYVMMTLTNWYQPNSNLDTLNSNTASMWVKIISSWMCLTLYIWSLIAPAVLTNRDFS, encoded by the exons ATGGGTCTTATTTGCTCTACGGCACAG CTTGCTTGCCTTTGTGGAAGCACAGCTTGCAGCTTCTGTTGCTCCCAATGTCCAACATGTCGCAACAGTACAAGTACTCGCATTATGTATGCATTATTATTAATGCTGGGAACAATTGCTGCTTGTATTACATTGGCTCCCGGTTTACAGGATGCACTTAAAAAG GTTCCATTTTGTACCAATAGTTCAAATTACGTACCATCAAAATTCACCGTTGATTGTGAATCTGCTGTTGGATATTTAGCAGTCTatagaatatgttttattataGCCCTTTATTTCTTCCTAATGTCAATTATGATGATAAGAGTAAGAAGTTCTAAAGATCCTCGGGCTCCTATACAAAATGG ATTCTGGGCCATTAAATATCTTCTAATAATTGGTGGAATAATTGGTGCTTTCTTTATACCTGAAAAATCATTTGGGACAACATGGATGTATTTTGGTATGATAGGAGgccttctttttattattatacaattaattCTGATTGTTGATTTTGCCCATACATGGGCGGATAATTGGGTAGGAAATTATGAAGATACTGAATCAAAAGGATG gTATGCCGCACTTTTGGGAGCAACATTATTTAATTACGCTGTTTCTATTACTGGAATTGTTCTATTGTTTATATACTTTACACAT GCAGATAGTTGTGatttgaacaaatttttcatatctTTCAACCTGATTTTATGTGTAATTGCTAGTATTATATCAACTCTATCAACTGTGCAAGAACATAATCCACGATCTGGTCTTCTTCAATCATCTATTGTATCCCTGTATGTTGTTTATTTAACTTGGAGTGGAATTTCAAATAGCCCAG ATCGTGAGTGCAATCCTGGATTTTTAGGGTTAATTTCTGGCAATGATGCTGATGCAAAGAATCGTGTTGCCTTTGATAAGGAAAGCATTATTGGATTAATTATTTGGTTTAGCTGCGTACTGTATAGCTCTTTGCGTACTGCATCTAAATCATCAAAGATTACAATGTCCGAAAACATTTTGGTCCAGGATAATGGAGCTG AAACTGGAAATGAAGCTAAAGTTTGGGATAACGAAGAAGATGCTGTAGCTTACAACTGGAGTTTCTTCCATCTCATGTTTGCTCTGGCCACTTTATACGTTATGATGACACTTACTAATTGGTATCA gcCAAATTCCAATTTGGATACCTTGAACTCTAATACTGCTTCAATGTGGgtaaaaattatatcttcCTGGATGTGCTTAACGCTGTACATTTGGTCATTGATAGCTCCAGCAGTATTAACAAATCGAGATTTCTCTTAA
- the LOC126875233 gene encoding probable serine incorporator isoform X1, whose translation MGLICSTAQLACLCGSTACSFCCSQCPTCRNSTSTRIMYALLLMLGTIAACITLAPGLQDALKKVPFCTNSSNYVPSKFTVDCESAVGYLAVYRICFIIALYFFLMSIMMIRVRSSKDPRAPIQNGFWAIKYLLIIGGIIGAFFIPEKSFGTTWMYFGMIGGLLFIIIQLILIVDFAHTWADNWVGNYEDTESKGWYAALLGATLFNYAVSITGIVLLFIYFTHADSCDLNKFFISFNLILCVIASIISTLSTVQEHNPRSGLLQSSIVSLYVVYLTWSGISNSPDRECNPGFLGLISGNDADAKNRVAFDKESIIGLIIWFSCVLYSSLRTASKSSKITMSENILVQDNGAVRNAGDQSLINNEDYTPVEGRNPDSETGNEAKVWDNEEDAVAYNWSFFHLMFALATLYVMMTLTNWYQPNSNLDTLNSNTASMWVKIISSWMCLTLYIWSLIAPAVLTNRDFS comes from the exons ATGGGTCTTATTTGCTCTACGGCACAG CTTGCTTGCCTTTGTGGAAGCACAGCTTGCAGCTTCTGTTGCTCCCAATGTCCAACATGTCGCAACAGTACAAGTACTCGCATTATGTATGCATTATTATTAATGCTGGGAACAATTGCTGCTTGTATTACATTGGCTCCCGGTTTACAGGATGCACTTAAAAAG GTTCCATTTTGTACCAATAGTTCAAATTACGTACCATCAAAATTCACCGTTGATTGTGAATCTGCTGTTGGATATTTAGCAGTCTatagaatatgttttattataGCCCTTTATTTCTTCCTAATGTCAATTATGATGATAAGAGTAAGAAGTTCTAAAGATCCTCGGGCTCCTATACAAAATGG ATTCTGGGCCATTAAATATCTTCTAATAATTGGTGGAATAATTGGTGCTTTCTTTATACCTGAAAAATCATTTGGGACAACATGGATGTATTTTGGTATGATAGGAGgccttctttttattattatacaattaattCTGATTGTTGATTTTGCCCATACATGGGCGGATAATTGGGTAGGAAATTATGAAGATACTGAATCAAAAGGATG gTATGCCGCACTTTTGGGAGCAACATTATTTAATTACGCTGTTTCTATTACTGGAATTGTTCTATTGTTTATATACTTTACACAT GCAGATAGTTGTGatttgaacaaatttttcatatctTTCAACCTGATTTTATGTGTAATTGCTAGTATTATATCAACTCTATCAACTGTGCAAGAACATAATCCACGATCTGGTCTTCTTCAATCATCTATTGTATCCCTGTATGTTGTTTATTTAACTTGGAGTGGAATTTCAAATAGCCCAG ATCGTGAGTGCAATCCTGGATTTTTAGGGTTAATTTCTGGCAATGATGCTGATGCAAAGAATCGTGTTGCCTTTGATAAGGAAAGCATTATTGGATTAATTATTTGGTTTAGCTGCGTACTGTATAGCTCTTTGCGTACTGCATCTAAATCATCAAAGATTACAATGTCCGAAAACATTTTGGTCCAGGATAATGGAGCTG TCAGGAATGCAGGAGACCAAAGTCTTATCAACAATGAAG ATTATACTCCGGTAGAAGGTCGCAATCCTGATTCAGAAACTGGAAATGAAGCTAAAGTTTGGGATAACGAAGAAGATGCTGTAGCTTACAACTGGAGTTTCTTCCATCTCATGTTTGCTCTGGCCACTTTATACGTTATGATGACACTTACTAATTGGTATCA gcCAAATTCCAATTTGGATACCTTGAACTCTAATACTGCTTCAATGTGGgtaaaaattatatcttcCTGGATGTGCTTAACGCTGTACATTTGGTCATTGATAGCTCCAGCAGTATTAACAAATCGAGATTTCTCTTAA
- the LOC126875233 gene encoding probable serine incorporator isoform X4 — MGLICSTAQLACLCGSTACSFCCSQCPTCRNSTSTRIMYALLLMLGTIAACITLAPGLQDALKKVPFCTNSSNYVPSKFTVDCESAVGYLAVYRICFIIALYFFLMSIMMIRVRSSKDPRAPIQNGFWAIKYLLIIGGIIGAFFIPEKSFGTTWMYFGMIGGLLFIIIQLILIVDFAHTWADNWVGNYEDTESKGWYAALLGATLFNYAVSITGIVLLFIYFTHADSCDLNKFFISFNLILCVIASIISTLSTVQEHNPRSGLLQSSIVSLYVVYLTWSGISNSPDRECNPGFLGLISGNDADAKNRVAFDKESIIGLIIWFSCVLYSSLRTASKSSKITMSENILVQDNGAVRNAGDQSLINNEETGNEAKVWDNEEDAVAYNWSFFHLMFALATLYVMMTLTNWYQPNSNLDTLNSNTASMWVKIISSWMCLTLYIWSLIAPAVLTNRDFS, encoded by the exons ATGGGTCTTATTTGCTCTACGGCACAG CTTGCTTGCCTTTGTGGAAGCACAGCTTGCAGCTTCTGTTGCTCCCAATGTCCAACATGTCGCAACAGTACAAGTACTCGCATTATGTATGCATTATTATTAATGCTGGGAACAATTGCTGCTTGTATTACATTGGCTCCCGGTTTACAGGATGCACTTAAAAAG GTTCCATTTTGTACCAATAGTTCAAATTACGTACCATCAAAATTCACCGTTGATTGTGAATCTGCTGTTGGATATTTAGCAGTCTatagaatatgttttattataGCCCTTTATTTCTTCCTAATGTCAATTATGATGATAAGAGTAAGAAGTTCTAAAGATCCTCGGGCTCCTATACAAAATGG ATTCTGGGCCATTAAATATCTTCTAATAATTGGTGGAATAATTGGTGCTTTCTTTATACCTGAAAAATCATTTGGGACAACATGGATGTATTTTGGTATGATAGGAGgccttctttttattattatacaattaattCTGATTGTTGATTTTGCCCATACATGGGCGGATAATTGGGTAGGAAATTATGAAGATACTGAATCAAAAGGATG gTATGCCGCACTTTTGGGAGCAACATTATTTAATTACGCTGTTTCTATTACTGGAATTGTTCTATTGTTTATATACTTTACACAT GCAGATAGTTGTGatttgaacaaatttttcatatctTTCAACCTGATTTTATGTGTAATTGCTAGTATTATATCAACTCTATCAACTGTGCAAGAACATAATCCACGATCTGGTCTTCTTCAATCATCTATTGTATCCCTGTATGTTGTTTATTTAACTTGGAGTGGAATTTCAAATAGCCCAG ATCGTGAGTGCAATCCTGGATTTTTAGGGTTAATTTCTGGCAATGATGCTGATGCAAAGAATCGTGTTGCCTTTGATAAGGAAAGCATTATTGGATTAATTATTTGGTTTAGCTGCGTACTGTATAGCTCTTTGCGTACTGCATCTAAATCATCAAAGATTACAATGTCCGAAAACATTTTGGTCCAGGATAATGGAGCTG TCAGGAATGCAGGAGACCAAAGTCTTATCAACAATGAAG AAACTGGAAATGAAGCTAAAGTTTGGGATAACGAAGAAGATGCTGTAGCTTACAACTGGAGTTTCTTCCATCTCATGTTTGCTCTGGCCACTTTATACGTTATGATGACACTTACTAATTGGTATCA gcCAAATTCCAATTTGGATACCTTGAACTCTAATACTGCTTCAATGTGGgtaaaaattatatcttcCTGGATGTGCTTAACGCTGTACATTTGGTCATTGATAGCTCCAGCAGTATTAACAAATCGAGATTTCTCTTAA
- the LOC126875233 gene encoding serine incorporator 1 isoform X7 has protein sequence MGLICSTAQLACLCGSTACSFCCSQCPTCRNSTSTRIMYALLLMLGTIAACITLAPGLQDALKKVPFCTNSSNYVPSKFTVDCESAVGYLAVYRICFIIALYFFLMSIMMIRVRSSKDPRAPIQNGFWAIKYLLIIGGIIGAFFIPEKSFGTTWMYFGMIGGLLFIIIQLILIVDFAHTWADNWVGNYEDTESKGWYAALLGATLFNYAVSITGIVLLFIYFTHADSCDLNKFFISFNLILCVIASIISTLSTVQEHNPRSGLLQSSIVSLYVVYLTWSGISNSPDRECNPGFLGLISGNDADAKNRVAFDKESIIGLIIWFSCVLYSSLRTASKSSKITMSENILVQDNGAGRNPDSETGNEAKVWDNEEDAVAYNWSFFHLMFALATLYVMMTLTNWYQPNSNLDTLNSNTASMWVKIISSWMCLTLYIWSLIAPAVLTNRDFS, from the exons ATGGGTCTTATTTGCTCTACGGCACAG CTTGCTTGCCTTTGTGGAAGCACAGCTTGCAGCTTCTGTTGCTCCCAATGTCCAACATGTCGCAACAGTACAAGTACTCGCATTATGTATGCATTATTATTAATGCTGGGAACAATTGCTGCTTGTATTACATTGGCTCCCGGTTTACAGGATGCACTTAAAAAG GTTCCATTTTGTACCAATAGTTCAAATTACGTACCATCAAAATTCACCGTTGATTGTGAATCTGCTGTTGGATATTTAGCAGTCTatagaatatgttttattataGCCCTTTATTTCTTCCTAATGTCAATTATGATGATAAGAGTAAGAAGTTCTAAAGATCCTCGGGCTCCTATACAAAATGG ATTCTGGGCCATTAAATATCTTCTAATAATTGGTGGAATAATTGGTGCTTTCTTTATACCTGAAAAATCATTTGGGACAACATGGATGTATTTTGGTATGATAGGAGgccttctttttattattatacaattaattCTGATTGTTGATTTTGCCCATACATGGGCGGATAATTGGGTAGGAAATTATGAAGATACTGAATCAAAAGGATG gTATGCCGCACTTTTGGGAGCAACATTATTTAATTACGCTGTTTCTATTACTGGAATTGTTCTATTGTTTATATACTTTACACAT GCAGATAGTTGTGatttgaacaaatttttcatatctTTCAACCTGATTTTATGTGTAATTGCTAGTATTATATCAACTCTATCAACTGTGCAAGAACATAATCCACGATCTGGTCTTCTTCAATCATCTATTGTATCCCTGTATGTTGTTTATTTAACTTGGAGTGGAATTTCAAATAGCCCAG ATCGTGAGTGCAATCCTGGATTTTTAGGGTTAATTTCTGGCAATGATGCTGATGCAAAGAATCGTGTTGCCTTTGATAAGGAAAGCATTATTGGATTAATTATTTGGTTTAGCTGCGTACTGTATAGCTCTTTGCGTACTGCATCTAAATCATCAAAGATTACAATGTCCGAAAACATTTTGGTCCAGGATAATGGAGCTG GTCGCAATCCTGATTCAGAAACTGGAAATGAAGCTAAAGTTTGGGATAACGAAGAAGATGCTGTAGCTTACAACTGGAGTTTCTTCCATCTCATGTTTGCTCTGGCCACTTTATACGTTATGATGACACTTACTAATTGGTATCA gcCAAATTCCAATTTGGATACCTTGAACTCTAATACTGCTTCAATGTGGgtaaaaattatatcttcCTGGATGTGCTTAACGCTGTACATTTGGTCATTGATAGCTCCAGCAGTATTAACAAATCGAGATTTCTCTTAA
- the LOC126875233 gene encoding probable serine incorporator isoform X3, with protein sequence MGLICSTAQLACLCGSTACSFCCSQCPTCRNSTSTRIMYALLLMLGTIAACITLAPGLQDALKKVPFCTNSSNYVPSKFTVDCESAVGYLAVYRICFIIALYFFLMSIMMIRVRSSKDPRAPIQNGFWAIKYLLIIGGIIGAFFIPEKSFGTTWMYFGMIGGLLFIIIQLILIVDFAHTWADNWVGNYEDTESKGWYAALLGATLFNYAVSITGIVLLFIYFTHADSCDLNKFFISFNLILCVIASIISTLSTVQEHNPRSGLLQSSIVSLYVVYLTWSGISNSPDRECNPGFLGLISGNDADAKNRVAFDKESIIGLIIWFSCVLYSSLRTASKSSKITMSENILVQDNGAVRNAGDQSLINNEGRNPDSETGNEAKVWDNEEDAVAYNWSFFHLMFALATLYVMMTLTNWYQPNSNLDTLNSNTASMWVKIISSWMCLTLYIWSLIAPAVLTNRDFS encoded by the exons ATGGGTCTTATTTGCTCTACGGCACAG CTTGCTTGCCTTTGTGGAAGCACAGCTTGCAGCTTCTGTTGCTCCCAATGTCCAACATGTCGCAACAGTACAAGTACTCGCATTATGTATGCATTATTATTAATGCTGGGAACAATTGCTGCTTGTATTACATTGGCTCCCGGTTTACAGGATGCACTTAAAAAG GTTCCATTTTGTACCAATAGTTCAAATTACGTACCATCAAAATTCACCGTTGATTGTGAATCTGCTGTTGGATATTTAGCAGTCTatagaatatgttttattataGCCCTTTATTTCTTCCTAATGTCAATTATGATGATAAGAGTAAGAAGTTCTAAAGATCCTCGGGCTCCTATACAAAATGG ATTCTGGGCCATTAAATATCTTCTAATAATTGGTGGAATAATTGGTGCTTTCTTTATACCTGAAAAATCATTTGGGACAACATGGATGTATTTTGGTATGATAGGAGgccttctttttattattatacaattaattCTGATTGTTGATTTTGCCCATACATGGGCGGATAATTGGGTAGGAAATTATGAAGATACTGAATCAAAAGGATG gTATGCCGCACTTTTGGGAGCAACATTATTTAATTACGCTGTTTCTATTACTGGAATTGTTCTATTGTTTATATACTTTACACAT GCAGATAGTTGTGatttgaacaaatttttcatatctTTCAACCTGATTTTATGTGTAATTGCTAGTATTATATCAACTCTATCAACTGTGCAAGAACATAATCCACGATCTGGTCTTCTTCAATCATCTATTGTATCCCTGTATGTTGTTTATTTAACTTGGAGTGGAATTTCAAATAGCCCAG ATCGTGAGTGCAATCCTGGATTTTTAGGGTTAATTTCTGGCAATGATGCTGATGCAAAGAATCGTGTTGCCTTTGATAAGGAAAGCATTATTGGATTAATTATTTGGTTTAGCTGCGTACTGTATAGCTCTTTGCGTACTGCATCTAAATCATCAAAGATTACAATGTCCGAAAACATTTTGGTCCAGGATAATGGAGCTG TCAGGAATGCAGGAGACCAAAGTCTTATCAACAATGAAG GTCGCAATCCTGATTCAGAAACTGGAAATGAAGCTAAAGTTTGGGATAACGAAGAAGATGCTGTAGCTTACAACTGGAGTTTCTTCCATCTCATGTTTGCTCTGGCCACTTTATACGTTATGATGACACTTACTAATTGGTATCA gcCAAATTCCAATTTGGATACCTTGAACTCTAATACTGCTTCAATGTGGgtaaaaattatatcttcCTGGATGTGCTTAACGCTGTACATTTGGTCATTGATAGCTCCAGCAGTATTAACAAATCGAGATTTCTCTTAA